A single genomic interval of Bos javanicus breed banteng chromosome 8, ARS-OSU_banteng_1.0, whole genome shotgun sequence harbors:
- the PPP3R2 gene encoding calcineurin subunit B type 2 — MGNEASYPAEICSHFDEDEIKRLRKRFKKLDLDSSSALSVKEFTSMPELQENPLVQRVIDVFDTDGDGQVDFREFILGTSQFSVRGDEEQKLRFAFSIYDMDKDGYISNGELFQVLKMMVGDNLKDWQLQQLVDKTIILLDKDGDGKISFQEFSAVVRSLEVHKHLVTIV; from the coding sequence aTGGGAAATGAGGCCAGTTACCCGGCGGAGATATGCTCGCACTTCGACgaagatgaaattaaaaggctgCGCAAGCGTTTTAAGAAGCTGGACTTGGACAGTTCCAGCGCTCTGAGCGTCAAAGAGTTCACGTCCATGCCGGAGCTGCAGGAGAACCCGCTGGTGCAGCGGGTGATCGACGTCTTCGACACCGACGGCGACGGACAGGTGGACTTCCGGGAATTCATCCTGGGGACCTCCCAGTTCAGCGTCCGGGGAGATGAGGAGCAGAAGCTGAGGTTTGCTTTCAGCATCTACGACATGGACAAAGACGGCTACATTTCCAACGGGGAGCTCTTCCAGGTGCTGAAGATGATGGTAGGCGACAACCTGAAAGACTGGCAGTTACAGCAGCTGGTGGACAAAACCATCATCCTCCTGGACAAAGACGGGGACGGGAAAATCTCCTTCCAGGAATTCAGTGCTGTGGTCAGAAGCCTGGAGGTCCACAAGCACTTGGTGACCATTGTGTGA